From the genome of Pseudomonas sp. TMP9, one region includes:
- a CDS encoding DUF3047 domain-containing protein: MAAQLMRYLALSLLLAAPLAQADNLLTAWTAGPPAGEWSTPWKRADIPKLKPSERTLVDMGGKRALRINADAAAGGLLHPLSLPGDQAWQLSWQWRTEQRLDKARFATREGDDYAARVYVLLDYPLDSLSFVTRQKLRLARTFFDPDLPAATLSYVWDNREAPGTHARSAYTETVEMVVLRGPQAPLGQWLTESRDLRADAIAAFGSAPRKILGVVFAADSDNTGESAESYFAAPQVRRAP; this comes from the coding sequence ATGGCGGCGCAGCTGATGCGTTACTTGGCGCTGAGCCTGCTGCTGGCGGCACCGCTGGCTCAAGCCGACAACCTGCTGACAGCGTGGACAGCTGGCCCGCCGGCCGGCGAATGGTCCACGCCGTGGAAGCGGGCGGACATTCCCAAGCTCAAGCCATCTGAACGCACGCTGGTGGACATGGGCGGCAAACGTGCCCTGCGCATCAACGCCGATGCCGCCGCCGGTGGTCTGCTGCATCCGCTGAGCCTGCCCGGCGATCAAGCCTGGCAACTCAGCTGGCAATGGCGCACTGAGCAGCGCCTAGACAAGGCCCGCTTCGCCACCCGCGAGGGCGACGATTACGCCGCGCGAGTGTATGTGTTGCTGGATTATCCGCTGGACTCGCTGAGCTTTGTCACCCGGCAAAAGCTGCGCTTAGCGCGCACCTTTTTTGATCCCGACCTGCCGGCGGCAACCCTCAGTTACGTCTGGGACAACCGCGAAGCGCCGGGCACACATGCCCGTAGCGCCTACACCGAAACGGTCGAGATGGTTGTGCTGCGCGGCCCGCAAGCGCCGCTCGGGCAATGGTTAACCGAGTCGCGCGACCTGCGCGCCGATGCCATCGCTGCCTTCGGCAGCGCGCCGCGCAAGATCCTCGGTGTGGTGTTTGCAGCGGACAGCGACAACACCGGCGAGTCCGCCGAAAGCTACTTTGCCGCGCCGCAGGTGCGTCGCGCCCCTTAA
- a CDS encoding isoprenylcysteine carboxylmethyltransferase family protein — protein sequence MNGLNNRIPPPLIAFLCALLMWLGAQQWSFNLQVAFPWRLGIALPIMLLGVLLSMAGMRLFKQVRTTFSPLKPQKASALVTSGVYQYTRNPMYLGIAVVLLAWTLLLAWPPALLGVVGFVLYMNRFQISAEERALHALFGQDFAQYCARVRRWV from the coding sequence ATGAATGGGTTAAACAACCGTATTCCCCCACCTCTGATCGCCTTTCTTTGCGCGCTGCTGATGTGGCTGGGAGCACAGCAATGGTCATTCAACCTTCAGGTGGCCTTTCCATGGCGGCTGGGCATTGCCCTGCCGATTATGCTGTTGGGGGTTCTGTTGTCCATGGCTGGGATGCGCTTATTTAAGCAAGTGCGCACCACATTTAGCCCGTTGAAGCCGCAGAAGGCCTCGGCATTGGTCACCTCTGGGGTCTATCAGTACACGCGCAACCCCATGTATTTAGGCATCGCCGTGGTGCTGTTGGCGTGGACGCTGCTGCTGGCCTGGCCACCGGCTCTGCTCGGGGTGGTCGGTTTTGTGCTGTACATGAACCGCTTCCAGATCAGTGCGGAGGAGCGCGCACTGCACGCGCTGTTTGGGCAGGACTTTGCCCAATACTGCGCGCGGGTGCGGCGTTGGGTTTAA